The Arachis ipaensis cultivar K30076 chromosome B07, Araip1.1, whole genome shotgun sequence genome includes a window with the following:
- the LOC107606722 gene encoding protein ACCELERATED CELL DEATH 6 isoform X1, which produces MSQHTQSQGSSSSSASSDVNSEVEFVEFVPTIVKHGEHEKLELLSEVYHRASGGAATQASYYSSDILKEFKTPTKNTVLHVAAFYGNDEMADHVARQEPDLIASLNENQDTPLHVAARAGHFSIIKRLLDAYNGGEARLMDLMKMKNWQGNIMLHEAMMSSTGTMIFDVLEESSSISFSHDCYELALDEVNGEGKSVLSLAVEARLMEAVNRILDKCPENATPKGLSPLLVAISNRDRDMMSTILGKKEEWIHLRDPYGGVALHFAAGLGYLEGVVFLLDRCKTCSIEKDQSGYLPIHLAAGRGHVEVVKELLLYCTDLNEMRDGRLNNILHIAANSGKLEVVRYILQTPQLDMMINQKNRSGETPLHGATDWGRPNIVYALTSDHRVDLNVVSSSKEMPLDTAIKRYYAGGTGKTPLRRSLTWIALKSLAGVHGWYLHSYKQTHLVGHNVSCYNCHFGGSYLFLVHAPFPPIILCIQVLSLHLLLPLYLLSISSREGTCRTCLFYYHC; this is translated from the exons ATGAGCCAGCATACACA ATCGCAGGGCTCCAGTTCCAGTTCCGCCAGTTCTGATGTTAACAGCGAAGTGGAATTTGTGGAATTTGTCCCTACGATTGTGAAGCATGGTGAACATGAGAAGCTGGAATTGCTTTCAGAAGTGTATCACCGAGCAAGCGGGGGTGCTGCAACACAAGCATCTTATTATTCCTCCGACATTCTGAAAGAATTCAAGACCCCTACGAAGAACACAGTGCTACATGTAGCAGCTTTCTACGGAAATGATGAGATGGCAGATCACGTGGCGCGACAAGAACCTGATCTTATAGCGTCCCTCAACGAAAACCAGGACACTCCCCTTCATGTTGCTGCAAGAGCTGGGCATTTCTCGATTATTAAAAGGCTCTTGGATGCTTATAATGGGGGTGAAGCAAGATTAATGGATCTCATGAAAATGAAGAACTGGCAAGGGAACATTATGCTACACGAAGCCATGATGAGCAGCACGGGAACTATGATTTTCGATGTACTTGAGGAATCATCATCAATATCATTCTCACATGATTGTTATGAGTTAGCATTGGATGAAGTAAATGGGGAAGGGAAATCGGTGTTGTCCTTGGCGGTTGAGGCTAGGCTCATGGAAGCTGTTAACAGAATATTGGACAAGTGCCCCGAGAATGCCACGCCAAAGGGATTATCACCCCTTCTAGTAGCCATCTCCAACCGGGATAGAG ATATGATGAGCACCATATtgggaaagaaagaagaatggaTACATTTAAGGGACCCGTATGGAGGGGTTGCTCTTCATTTTGCAGCAGGTTTAGGTTACCTTGAAGGTGTTGTTTTTTTACTCGATAGATGCAAGACTTGCAGCATTGAGAAAGACCAATCAGGGTACCTGCCAATTCATCTAGCGGCTGGCCGAGGCCATGTGGAAGTGGTTAAGGAATTGTTACTATACTGCACAGATCTGAACGAGATGAGGGATGGACGTCTCAATAATATTCTTCACATTGCAGCTAATAGTGGAAAGCTTGAAGTGGTGCGCTACATCCTTCAAACTCCTCAGCTTGACATGATGATCAATCAAAAGAATCGGTCAGGAGAGACTCCTTTGCATGGGGCTACCGATTGGGGTCGTCCCAACATTGTCTATGCCTTAACAAGTGACCACCGGGTTGATCTTAACGTGGTTAGCTCAAGTAAGGAAATGCCTCTTGACACTGCAATTAAAAGGTATTATGCCGGTGGGACAGGGAAAACACCCCTTCGACGG TCGCTCACATGGATTGCACTAAAATCTCTCGCTGGCGTTCATGGCTGGTATTTACACAGTTATAAGCAAACTCACCTGGTTGGCCACAACGTTTCTTGTTATAACTGCCATTTTGGTGGCAGTTATCTTTTTCTTGTACATGCTCCTTTTCCTCCCATCATCCTCTGCATCCAAGTTCTCTCGCTTCATCTCCTACTACCCCTTTATCTTCTTAGCATCTCTAGCAGAGAAGGAACCTGTAGGACCTGTTTATTTTACTACCATTGCTAG
- the LOC107608766 gene encoding transmembrane protein 256 homolog yields the protein MDPKLWHKVAGISGVAALGLGTYGAHFFKPQNPSYKDVWQTASLYHLVHTAALLGAPLTKNPNIFGGLLTTGILAFSGTCYTVAYLEDRKYSTLAPFGGFAFIAAWGSLLF from the exons ATGGATCCTAAACTTTGGCACAAGGTAGCTGGGATTTCAG GTGTAGCTGCACTTGGATTGGGCACTTATGGTGCTCATTTCTTCAAGCCCCAAAACCCTTCTTACAAAGAT GTTTGGCAAACAGCATCGCTTTACCATTTGGTTCACACTGCTGCCTTACTTGGTGCTCCATTGACGAAAAATCCCAATATT TTTGGAGGCCTTCTAACTACTGGCATTTTGGCCTTCTCTGGAAC GTGCTATACTGTGGCATATCTTGAAGACAGAAAATATTCTACATTGGCTCCATTTGGCGGCTTTGCATTCATAGCAGCTTGGGGTAGCTTGCTTTTCTGA
- the LOC107608765 gene encoding chitin elicitor receptor kinase 1-like isoform X1, whose protein sequence is MNDGEFLCHTFQYSVTRDDYSAIANGTFSNLVTAEWLQNTNSYSQDAIPAGGKSIANQTKLDPELLMKYNPGVNFSKGSGLVYIPGRDENGNYAPLRPSSGGLPGKVVAGISVGVVAVLLLLAFCVCIKCCGRKKKNLRTEYFGRNIARAREDKASDSFVNTSIEKSAEFSYEELAHATSNFNLANKIGQGGFGEIYYAELNGKVCNLYVVRFDYKIFQKGYIFFL, encoded by the exons ATGAATG ATGGAGAGTTTCTGTGCCACACATTCCAGTACTCAGTTACTCGCGACGACTACTCAGCCATTGCCAATGGGACTTTTTCCAACTTAGTCACAGCAGAGTGGCTGCAGAACACTAACAGCTATTCACAAGATGCTATTCCAGCCGGTGGAAAG TCAATTGCAAACCAGACAAAGCTTGATCCTGAGTTGTTGATGAAATACAACCCCGGTGTAAATTTCAGCAAAGGGAGTGGTCTGGTTTATATTCCCGGCAGAG ATGAAAACGGCAACTATGCGCCTCTTCGCCCAAG CTCTGGAG GTCTACCAGGTAAGGTTGTTGCTGGAATATCTGTTGGAGTTGTAGCAGTGCTTCTGTTATTAGCATTTTGTGTTTGTATTAAATGTtgcggaaggaagaagaaaaatctGAGAACAGAATATTTCGGTCGGAACATTGCTCGAGCTAGGGAAG ATAAAGCCTCTGATAGCTTTGTAAACACAAGTATAGAAAAATCAGCAGAGTTTTCATATGAAGAACTGGCCCATGCCACAAGTAACTTCAATTTGGCTAACAAAATTGGTCAAGGTGGTTTTGGAGAAATCTATTATGCAGAGCTGAATGGCAAGGTTTGTAATCTCTATGTTGTTAGATTTGATTACAAGATTTTTCAGAAAGgttacatattttttttatag
- the LOC107608765 gene encoding chitin elicitor receptor kinase 1-like isoform X3 — protein sequence MNDGEFLCHTFQYSVTRDDYSAIANGTFSNLVTAEWLQNTNSYSQDAIPAGGKSIANQTKLDPELLMKYNPGVNFSKGSGLVYIPGRDENGNYAPLRPSSGGLPGKVVAGISVGVVAVLLLLAFCVCIKCCGRKKKNLRTEYFGRNIARAREDKASDSFVNTSIEKSAEFSYEELAHATSNFNLANKIGQGGFGEIYYAELNGKFSLKHRKLQKRWT from the exons ATGAATG ATGGAGAGTTTCTGTGCCACACATTCCAGTACTCAGTTACTCGCGACGACTACTCAGCCATTGCCAATGGGACTTTTTCCAACTTAGTCACAGCAGAGTGGCTGCAGAACACTAACAGCTATTCACAAGATGCTATTCCAGCCGGTGGAAAG TCAATTGCAAACCAGACAAAGCTTGATCCTGAGTTGTTGATGAAATACAACCCCGGTGTAAATTTCAGCAAAGGGAGTGGTCTGGTTTATATTCCCGGCAGAG ATGAAAACGGCAACTATGCGCCTCTTCGCCCAAG CTCTGGAG GTCTACCAGGTAAGGTTGTTGCTGGAATATCTGTTGGAGTTGTAGCAGTGCTTCTGTTATTAGCATTTTGTGTTTGTATTAAATGTtgcggaaggaagaagaaaaatctGAGAACAGAATATTTCGGTCGGAACATTGCTCGAGCTAGGGAAG ATAAAGCCTCTGATAGCTTTGTAAACACAAGTATAGAAAAATCAGCAGAGTTTTCATATGAAGAACTGGCCCATGCCACAAGTAACTTCAATTTGGCTAACAAAATTGGTCAAGGTGGTTTTGGAGAAATCTATTATGCAGAGCTGAATGGCAAG TTCTCTCTAAAACACAGAAAGCTGCAAAAAAGATGGACATGA
- the LOC107608765 gene encoding chitin elicitor receptor kinase 1-like isoform X5: MNDGEFLCHTFQYSVTRDDYSAIANGTFSNLVTAEWLQNTNSYSQDAIPAGGKSIANQTKLDPELLMKYNPGVNFSKGSGLVYIPGRDENGNYAPLRPSSGGLPGKVVAGISVGVVAVLLLLAFCVCIKCCGRKKKNLRTEYFGRNIARAREDKASDSFVNTSIEKSAEFSYEELAHATSNFNLANKIGQGGFGEIYYAELNGKLQKRWT; this comes from the exons ATGAATG ATGGAGAGTTTCTGTGCCACACATTCCAGTACTCAGTTACTCGCGACGACTACTCAGCCATTGCCAATGGGACTTTTTCCAACTTAGTCACAGCAGAGTGGCTGCAGAACACTAACAGCTATTCACAAGATGCTATTCCAGCCGGTGGAAAG TCAATTGCAAACCAGACAAAGCTTGATCCTGAGTTGTTGATGAAATACAACCCCGGTGTAAATTTCAGCAAAGGGAGTGGTCTGGTTTATATTCCCGGCAGAG ATGAAAACGGCAACTATGCGCCTCTTCGCCCAAG CTCTGGAG GTCTACCAGGTAAGGTTGTTGCTGGAATATCTGTTGGAGTTGTAGCAGTGCTTCTGTTATTAGCATTTTGTGTTTGTATTAAATGTtgcggaaggaagaagaaaaatctGAGAACAGAATATTTCGGTCGGAACATTGCTCGAGCTAGGGAAG ATAAAGCCTCTGATAGCTTTGTAAACACAAGTATAGAAAAATCAGCAGAGTTTTCATATGAAGAACTGGCCCATGCCACAAGTAACTTCAATTTGGCTAACAAAATTGGTCAAGGTGGTTTTGGAGAAATCTATTATGCAGAGCTGAATGGCAAG CTGCAAAAAAGATGGACATGA
- the LOC107608765 gene encoding chitin elicitor receptor kinase 1-like isoform X4, which translates to MNDGEFLCHTFQYSVTRDDYSAIANGTFSNLVTAEWLQNTNSYSQDAIPAGGKSIANQTKLDPELLMKYNPGVNFSKGSGLVYIPGRGLPGKVVAGISVGVVAVLLLLAFCVCIKCCGRKKKNLRTEYFGRNIARAREDKASDSFVNTSIEKSAEFSYEELAHATSNFNLANKIGQGGFGEIYYAELNGKVCNLYVVRFDYKIFQKGYIFFL; encoded by the exons ATGAATG ATGGAGAGTTTCTGTGCCACACATTCCAGTACTCAGTTACTCGCGACGACTACTCAGCCATTGCCAATGGGACTTTTTCCAACTTAGTCACAGCAGAGTGGCTGCAGAACACTAACAGCTATTCACAAGATGCTATTCCAGCCGGTGGAAAG TCAATTGCAAACCAGACAAAGCTTGATCCTGAGTTGTTGATGAAATACAACCCCGGTGTAAATTTCAGCAAAGGGAGTGGTCTGGTTTATATTCCCGGCAGAG GTCTACCAGGTAAGGTTGTTGCTGGAATATCTGTTGGAGTTGTAGCAGTGCTTCTGTTATTAGCATTTTGTGTTTGTATTAAATGTtgcggaaggaagaagaaaaatctGAGAACAGAATATTTCGGTCGGAACATTGCTCGAGCTAGGGAAG ATAAAGCCTCTGATAGCTTTGTAAACACAAGTATAGAAAAATCAGCAGAGTTTTCATATGAAGAACTGGCCCATGCCACAAGTAACTTCAATTTGGCTAACAAAATTGGTCAAGGTGGTTTTGGAGAAATCTATTATGCAGAGCTGAATGGCAAGGTTTGTAATCTCTATGTTGTTAGATTTGATTACAAGATTTTTCAGAAAGgttacatattttttttatag
- the LOC107608765 gene encoding chitin elicitor receptor kinase 1-like isoform X2 encodes MNDGEFLCHTFQYSVTRDDYSAIANGTFSNLVTAEWLQNTNSYSQDAIPAGGKSIANQTKLDPELLMKYNPGVNFSKGSGLVYIPGRDENGNYAPLRPSSGGLPGKVVAGISVGVVAVLLLLAFCVCIKCCGRKKKNLRTEYFGRNIARAREDKASDSFVNTSIEKSAEFSYEELAHATSNFNLANKIGQGGFGEIYYAELNGKKAAKKMDMKASKEFLAEL; translated from the exons ATGAATG ATGGAGAGTTTCTGTGCCACACATTCCAGTACTCAGTTACTCGCGACGACTACTCAGCCATTGCCAATGGGACTTTTTCCAACTTAGTCACAGCAGAGTGGCTGCAGAACACTAACAGCTATTCACAAGATGCTATTCCAGCCGGTGGAAAG TCAATTGCAAACCAGACAAAGCTTGATCCTGAGTTGTTGATGAAATACAACCCCGGTGTAAATTTCAGCAAAGGGAGTGGTCTGGTTTATATTCCCGGCAGAG ATGAAAACGGCAACTATGCGCCTCTTCGCCCAAG CTCTGGAG GTCTACCAGGTAAGGTTGTTGCTGGAATATCTGTTGGAGTTGTAGCAGTGCTTCTGTTATTAGCATTTTGTGTTTGTATTAAATGTtgcggaaggaagaagaaaaatctGAGAACAGAATATTTCGGTCGGAACATTGCTCGAGCTAGGGAAG ATAAAGCCTCTGATAGCTTTGTAAACACAAGTATAGAAAAATCAGCAGAGTTTTCATATGAAGAACTGGCCCATGCCACAAGTAACTTCAATTTGGCTAACAAAATTGGTCAAGGTGGTTTTGGAGAAATCTATTATGCAGAGCTGAATGGCAAG AAAGCTGCAAAAAAGATGGACATGAAAGCATCAAAAGAATTTCTCGCAGAACTGTGA
- the LOC107608764 gene encoding vacuolar protein sorting-associated protein 29, with translation MVLVLALGDLHIPHRAPDLPAKFKSMLVPGKIQHIICTGNLCIKEVHDYLKTLCPDLHITRGEYDEDTRYPETKTLTIGQFKLGLCHGHQVIPWGDLDSLAMLQRQLDVDILVTGHTHQFTAYKHEGGVVINPGSATGAYSSITYDVNPSFVLMDIDGLRVVVYVYELIDGEVKVDKIDFKKTASTHTAH, from the exons ATGGTGCTGGTGTTGGCTCTTGGGGATTTACACATACCACATAGGGCTCCTGATCTCCCTGCTAAGTTCAAATCCATGCTTGTTCCTGGCAAGATCCAACACATCATTTGTACAGGAAACCTTTGTATTAAg gaagttcatgactacttGAAGACTCTTTGTCCAGACTTGCATATAACACGTGGCGAGTATGACGAAGATACAAGATATCCAGAGACCAAAACACTAACCATTGGTCAGTTTAAGCTGGGACTTTGCCATGGTCATCAG GTTATTCCCTGGGGAGACCTAGACTCACTTGCAATGCTACAGAGGCAGCTAGATGTAGACATCCTTGTCACAGGTCATACCCATCAGTTTACCGCATACAAACACGAAGGTGGTGTGGTTATAAATCCTGGTTCCGCAACAGGTGCTTATAGCAGCATCACTTATGATGTGAATCCGAGTTTTGTCCTCATGGACATCGATGGCCTGCGTGTTGTGGTATATGTATATGAACTTATCGACGGAGAGGTTAAGGTTGACAAGATTGATTTTAAGAAAACAGCCTCAACCCACACTGCTCATTAG
- the LOC107609932 gene encoding 1-aminocyclopropane-1-carboxylate oxidase-like, translating to MENFPVISLENVNGNERKAILDQIEDACKNWGFFELVNHGIEEELLDRVERVNKEHYRKCMEQRFKEFAASKALLDWESTFFLRHLPESNISEVLDLSDEYRDVMKEFAVKLEILAEQLLDLLCDNLGLEKGYLKNAFSGSRGPSFGTKVANYPPCPNPDLVKGLRAHTDAGGIILLLQDDKVSGLQLLKDGKWVDVPPMRHSIVVNLGDQIEVITNGKYKSVEHRVITQTNGTRMSIASFYNPGSDAVIYPAPSLLEQKAEEGGGNQQYPKFVFEDYMKLYAALKFQAKEPRFQAMMKASLPAATA from the exons atggAGAACTTCCCAGTGATTAGCTTAGAGAATGTCAATGGTAACGAGAGGAAGGCTATTCTTGATCAAATTGAAGATGCTTGTAAGAATTGGGGATTCTTTGAG ttGGTGAATCATGGAATAGAAGAGGAGCTATTGGACAGAGTGGAGAGGGTAAACAAAGAACATTACAGAAAATGCATGGAGCAGAGGTTCAAGGAGTTTGCAGCAAGCAAGGCCTTATTGGATTGGGAGAGCACCTTCTTCTTGCGCCATCTTCCGGAATCTAACATCTCTGAAGTTCTTGATCTCAGTGATGAGTACAGAGATGTAATGAAGGAGTTTGCAGTGAAGCTGGAGATTCTTGCAGAGCAGCTGCTTGATCTTTTGTGTGACAATCTTGGATTAGAAAAGGGCTATCTCAAAAATGCTTTTTCTGGATCAAGAGGTCCTTCTTTTGGGACTAAGGTTGCTAACTACCCTCCATGCCCTAACCCTGATCTTGTTAAGGGTCTCCGGGCCCACACCGATGCCGGCGGCATCATCCTTCTTTTGCAGGATGACAAGGTCAGCGGCCTCCAGCTTCTCAAGGATGGAAAATGGGTGGATGTTCCGCCCATGCGCCACTCCATTGTTGTTAATCTTGGTGaccaaattgag GTGATCACAAATGGAAAATACAAGAGTGTGGAGCACCGTGTGATAACACAAACAAATGGGACAAGGATGTCCATAGCATCATTCTACAACCCTGGAAGTGATGCTGTGATATACCCTGCACCATCATTGTTGGAACAAAAGgcagaagaaggaggaggaaaccAACAATACCCAAAGTTTGTGTTTGAGGACTACATGAAGCTCTATGCTGCACTCAAGTTTCAGGCAAAGGAGCCAAGATTCCAAGCCATGATGAAGGCTTCACTTCCTGCTGCAACAGCATAA